A section of the Sulfurovum riftiae genome encodes:
- a CDS encoding UDP-N-acetylmuramoyl-L-alanyl-D-glutamate--2,6-diaminopimelate ligase, translating to MKIAFEKEGYRYLTDDTSKLDEETLFLKTAQNTPYYDKLEKKPEYITPAELISFWGLDKMKVVGVTGTNGKTTVTAAIYSFLLDLDEKPALQGTRGLFAEEKRIEEKSMTTPSILETLHNMKQTMDLGCNYFIMEVSSHAIDQKRIEGLTFALKVHTNVTSDHLDYHGTVEEYRRVKSLFFADDTMKLLNKDDIGNITYNPKHAYSYGVDEPATYKVQAFSLLHGITAGIKYLQEEATFHSPMMGLFNLFNLMAAIGSVHLLTKRPIQEICDVVENFAGVAGRMEVVSRDPLVIVDFAHTDDGIHAVLESMKDRDISVVFGAGGNRDKEKRPRMGAAAGRYANKIYVTSDNPRDEIPEMILEDILVGLHGKENVTATPDRRLAIKMALDALEPDEVLLILGKGDEDYQEIKGVKHHFDDREVVRELLGIS from the coding sequence GTGAAAATAGCCTTTGAAAAAGAGGGGTATAGGTACCTTACAGACGATACCTCCAAACTGGATGAAGAAACCCTTTTTCTAAAAACAGCGCAGAATACGCCCTATTACGATAAACTGGAAAAGAAGCCTGAATACATCACACCAGCTGAGTTGATCTCATTCTGGGGACTTGACAAAATGAAAGTGGTAGGTGTGACCGGTACGAACGGGAAAACCACTGTGACAGCCGCAATCTACTCCTTTCTGCTCGATCTTGATGAGAAGCCTGCATTGCAGGGGACACGAGGCCTTTTCGCCGAAGAGAAGCGTATAGAAGAGAAGAGTATGACAACCCCGTCCATTCTCGAAACGCTGCATAATATGAAGCAAACGATGGATCTTGGGTGTAACTACTTCATTATGGAGGTCAGTTCGCATGCGATCGATCAGAAGCGCATTGAAGGGCTGACCTTTGCTTTGAAGGTACATACGAACGTTACCAGTGACCATCTGGACTATCATGGTACTGTCGAGGAGTACAGGCGTGTCAAAAGCCTCTTTTTTGCGGATGATACGATGAAACTGCTCAATAAAGATGATATTGGCAATATTACTTACAATCCGAAGCATGCATACAGTTATGGTGTGGATGAGCCGGCAACCTATAAAGTACAGGCTTTTTCCCTGCTGCACGGTATCACAGCAGGAATCAAATACCTGCAGGAAGAAGCGACATTCCATTCACCGATGATGGGACTGTTCAACCTTTTCAATTTGATGGCGGCGATCGGTTCTGTGCATCTGCTTACCAAGCGTCCCATTCAGGAAATATGTGATGTAGTTGAGAATTTTGCCGGTGTAGCGGGGCGTATGGAAGTGGTCAGCCGTGATCCGCTTGTCATTGTTGATTTTGCCCATACGGATGACGGTATTCATGCGGTACTGGAATCCATGAAAGACAGAGACATCTCTGTGGTGTTTGGTGCAGGGGGAAACCGCGACAAAGAGAAGAGACCCCGTATGGGTGCGGCAGCCGGAAGATATGCGAATAAGATCTATGTCACTTCCGACAACCCGCGTGATGAAATACCGGAAATGATACTTGAAGATATTCTTGTGGGACTGCATGGTAAAGAGAATGTGACCGCCACGCCTGACAGACGGCTTGCTATCAAAATGGCATTGGATGCATTGGAGCCTGATGAAGTACTGCTTATTCTTGGAAAGGGTGATGAGGATTATCAGGAGATCAAAGGGGTGAAGCATCATTTCGATGACAGGGAAGTTGTGAGAGAGTTGTTGGGGATCTCTTGA